The sequence AGAGAATAAATGAGAGATCAACTTCATAATTTCTATATATTACATCAGCGTAAATATAAAGAAAATACATTACTTGTTAGTGTCTTTACGCAAGAGTTTGGCAAGCTATCAGCTATTCTAAGGACTAGTAAAAAGACACTTAACTTGTATCAACCTTTAGTAAAACTTCGAGGTCAAATTAGTTTTGCAAAAAAAGAGGGTGGACTTAATAAAATATATAATATTGAGTTTATAGAATCTTTTTATCAAAGTTCATATATTAATCTATTGTCGCTACAGTATATTAACGAGCTTATATATTTGTTATTAAGCTACTCACATGAAGAAGAGCTTTTATTTGATAAGTATGCATTTATCTTAAGAAATATTGATGAAAATAATTACAGATACTTATTAAGAATGTTCGAACTAGAGCTTTTAGAGAGTTTAGGTCAAGGAATATATGTTGACTGTGATACTGAAAACTTACCAATAGAATGTGATTGTAACTATTATATTTTTCCTTATGGTTTTAGGAAATCCTTAGAAGTTTTGGCTAATACTGTTAGAGGTGAAAGTCTTTTAAAGATTAATCAACCTATTAGTATGTGGACAGAAGATGATTTAAGGATTATCTCAAGAGTAACTCGCGTATGTATAGATAATGTTTTAGCGGGTAAAAAGCTTAAATCTCGAGAGTTACTAGTTGACTATTTAAATCTAAAGAGAAGATGAGTTCTTATTTGATAATTTGTTCTTGAATGCTTTTATAAA is a genomic window of Francisella sp. LA112445 containing:
- the recO gene encoding DNA repair protein RecO, encoding MRDQLHNFYILHQRKYKENTLLVSVFTQEFGKLSAILRTSKKTLNLYQPLVKLRGQISFAKKEGGLNKIYNIEFIESFYQSSYINLLSLQYINELIYLLLSYSHEEELLFDKYAFILRNIDENNYRYLLRMFELELLESLGQGIYVDCDTENLPIECDCNYYIFPYGFRKSLEVLANTVRGESLLKINQPISMWTEDDLRIISRVTRVCIDNVLAGKKLKSRELLVDYLNLKRR